GGTGGATATCACGCGTCCTTGGGCGGAACCTCAAGTTTCGTGGTGTGCGGAAAATTGCCCGTGGCGATGTAGTCCAGTTCCTCAGGCGTGCTGTCGCGCCCGAGGATGGCATTGCGGTGGGGATGGCGGCCGAAGCGGGCGATCACGGCGCGATGCCTGCGTGGCTGGGTGGCGCCGAACTCGTAAACCTGCCGCAGATGCGGCGGCGCCTCGTTGATGAGGCGGTCGGCAATGGCGATGGCGATGTCGAGGTTGGCGAGATGGTCGGCCGGATCGGCGCATTCGCAGTGTTCCAGCGGTATCTTGAAGGCGGCCTTCTGCCAGACGTTCTCCAGCGCGTCGAAATGGCCGTTCTCCAGTCCCTGAAGGCAAAGGTCGCGAGCTCTCTCGTCATATGCATAGGCGCGGGGCGTGCCTGCCCAGACCGACCGGGTGAACTGATCGAAGATTAGAGTCAGAGCCAGCCGCCCCATGGGCTTGGCAGCCCAATGATCCAGATCGCCCGCGGCGGCGCGTGTCGTGAGGTCGGAGAACCGCGTGATCACCTCCTCGTGGGCCCCGCCGCGCATGCGCCAGTTCCACAGACGCATATGCTCCTCCGCCGTCGGCGCATCGCCATCGGGGAACCAGAAGGCGACGATATCTTCGGGGGCATAGTCCTGGGTGTTCATGGGTGTGCCGTTCCCTTCTTCCGAGGCAATCGAAGTCGCGTTCCATTTGAATCCCTTACGGGATTCTTGTTGGGGGTTTAGTGTGCGAATCTGGCGGATGCCTAAGCCATGATGTCGCCGCCATTGGGATCGAACACCGCGCCAATATAGAAGCCGGCGTCCTCGCCGGCCAGCAACAGCGCCGTCGGAGCGATCTCCTCGACCCGGCCTTGCCGCTTGACGATCAGTTCGTTCTGCTTCCTGGCGGCCCATTCCGGCGGCAGTTTCATATCGGTGTCGAGCGGGCCCGGGCAGATCGCGTTGACAGTGATGTTGTCGTCGGCAACCTCGTAGGAGAGCGAGCGGGTCAGGCCGAGAATGCCGGCCTTGGCCGCGGCGTAATGCGCCATGCCGCCGGCGCCCTTGTGGGCGAGCTGCGAGCTGATGTTGATGATGCGGCCATAGCGGTTGCGGCGCATGGCCGGCAGCACCGCGCGCGTGCACAGAAAAACGCTCTTGAGATTGATGCGCAGCATCTCGTCCCACATGGCGGTCGCCATGTTCTCCAGAAGCGCGACCGTCGCGATGCCGGCGTTGTTGACCAGGATATGCGGCGTGCCGAATTCCGAAATGATCCGGGTAAACGCCTTGTCGACGGCGGCTTCATCGCCGACATCGGCGCCGATCGCGAGGCCGCGCCGGCCCTGTTGTGTGATCGCGACGGCGGTACGGGCCGCTCCGTCCGCGTTCCGGTCGATGACCGCGACATCGGCGCCTTCGGCGGCGTAGAGCAAGGCGATCGCCTTGCCGAGCCCGGTTGCCGCGCCGGTGACGACCGCGATGCGCCGATCAAGCTTGCCCATCCATGCTTCTCCTCCGATCGCGACAGCCGACACTCTGTCTCAGAACGTCCGCAAGGCAATGCAGATGAACCCGGAGAGGGGAACGAAACTGTCCGACCGGCGTTGGTATGCGCTTAACGCAAGGAGATTTCACTATGGATTGGAATAGAGTCGAAGGCAATTGGAAGCAGGTCAAAGGCAAGGTCAAGGAGAAGTGGGGCAAGCTCACCGACGACGACCTGGACGTCATAAACGGACAGCGTGATCAGCTGGAAGGCAAGATCCAAGAGCGCTACGGAATAGCCAAGGATCAGGTCCGCAAGGACATAGACACGTGGTATACGACACAGGGCTGGTAGAACGCACAACAAGCCCGCATCATTCCGAATTGACCCGCTCCAGGCAATCAATGGGGCGGGTAAATTTCTGCGCGAGCAAACGCCAAGGGAATAATGGTCACCAGAAAGAAGCGATTGCGTGCCGGCAAGAGCATCTGGCAGGCGTTTCCAGCGCCCAGGATCTCGACCCGCGCCGCCACGGACCGCATGTCGGCGGATGTACTGGTGATCGGCGCCGGCATCAGCGGCGCATTGATCAGTGAAATGGCGGCGGCAGCGGGGCTGTCGGTAATCATCGCCGATCGGCGTGGCCCGATCCTTGGCTCGACGCCCGCGTCCACGGCGCTCGTTCAGTTCGAGATCGATACGCCCCTGACGAAATTGCGGGATAGGATAGGTGCAGGCAACGCGATCCGCGCATGGCGCCGATCGAAGCTCGCGGTGGAGAACCTCGCTCACCGCACGAAATATCTGGGGATCGATTGCCATATGGTTCGGCGAAATTCCCTATATCTTTCAGGCGACAGTCTGAATGCTGAGAAGCTGGAGCTTGAGGGAGAGGCACGCAACGCTGCTGGTTTTGAAACGGCTGTGCTGTCGCGATCGCAATTGAAGGCGGCGTACCGCTTAAGCAGATCGAAAGCGCTCCTGTCTTTCGGCAATCTGGCGCTCAATCCGCGCCTCCTCACATCTGGCTATTTGCGGCATGCCATGGCGCATGGTGTGCGCATCCTCGCGCCGGAAGAAGTCGTGCGGATCGAGGTTCGTGCCGGCGGGATAGCAGCTACTCTGAAAAGCGGGACGCGACTTCAGGCCGGTGCCGTCATTTATGCAACGGGGTACGAACTGCCGAAAATCGTCAAATTGCGATCGTTGAAGATTGCGTCTACTTTTGCAATCGCGACCTATCCTCAGAAACGACGGCTGTGGGCGACGCAAGCCCTGATCTGGGAAGCTTCGGAACCCTATCTTTATTTGCGCACGACACCTGACGGGCGCATTATCTGCGGGGGCGAGGACGAAGATTTCAGCGACGAGGATAGGCGCAACGCTCTCCTCCCAGCCAAGGTCGACCACATCCGTTTGAAATTGCAGAAATTGATGCCCTGGGTCGATACCACGCCGGAATTTCAGTGGGCTGCATCCTTCGGAGTCAGCAGTACCGGCCTTCCACGCATCGGCCGCATCCCCGGTCGGCAGGATGTTTACGCGGCCTTGGGATATGGCGGAAATGGAATAACATTCAGCCGTATAGCGGCGGAAGTCCTTACGGCGCAGCTGACAGGGCGACGCGACCCCGACGAAGACCTTTTCATGTTCTGAAGGATCTTCAACGCAACTGGTAACCGCTGGAGCATGATCCGGAAAACTGCGATCAAAGATCATGCGCAAACAAGAGGATTAAGCGCGAAGCCGGCGAGGCGTCCTATGGATCGCAGTAGCGAATCACTTCCGCATGCCGCTCAGCAAAATCGTCAAATCCTTGAGCCCACTTGTCGACCTGCCAATGCAGGGTGACGCAAGCGCGGCAAGGGTCATATTCTGCGGTGAACAGGGTGCCGAAACCCTCTTGGTAACGCCTCTGGAAGAGGGGCGGGAGGAGAAAAGCTTCGACGATTGAATCGGGTCTGGGGTCGTCTGCCAGCAGAGACTGCAAATAGGCACGGCGATCATGTGTTTCGGTAAAGCGGGGGCGCATAGCCTGCTCCGGTCCGCTCTGGTGATTTGTCGCGATGGCCGGCCAGACCTGACGCAGCCCGCCGCCCGGCTGCAACTCCACGCTCGCTGTCTGTCCAAGGCGATCCGCCAACGTAACATTGTAGGCCATATGAGACGGGACTCTCTTCAGCACGTCTAGGGCTTCTTCCACCGTCGAGCATGTCTCCAGGATGTAGCGAATGATGAGCGTAATGCCGAAGCCTGCGTCTGTGCCGCGGCGCCCTCCATAGGCAATGGCCGCACATAGGCCATCGGCATTTATGCCGTCCGACAACCCCCATAGGAATTCCACCATGCCTATCACCGGCTTTTTCCAATGAGACTTCAACAGCAGGCCCTCATTGAGCTCCGGCGACAGATCATAGTTGCGGACGAGCCGCACCATGCCATGGCCGGCTGCGGCTGCGATGGAACAACCCGAGAGATATTCAGGTGGCTTCCAGTGCGACAGAAAACGCGCTTCGAGGTCGCCACTGCCGGAGAGGACCAGGAGCTTCTCATAGGTTTGAACGAGCTGCGGCATGTGGCGCTGCAAGGCCTGAAGGCAGGCGGCCGGCGACGGCCCGTCGAAACGGCGCGTTGCGAGCCACGCCCGGTATGCCGGCCATGAATACCGCCAACGGGATTGCCACTTGAGCCCGGGCAGATCTTCCTCAAGGGCGGTGAACGTCATTTGCGTCATGCTGAAGGAACACCGCGCGGGGACGTAGGAGCCTTTGCCAGGAAGAAACGGACCATTTCCGCGGAAGCATTGGGGCCATCGCCGAGCGTATAGGAGCCTCTGGGATTTCCACCGCTCCAGGCATGCCCCGACCCATGGATGATCCATTGCTCCACTGATGCGACATCGGCAGATGCGGAGAATATTCGTCGATCGACAGTGCGTCCTCCGTCCGAAACGGTCAGTTCAAGAACATCGCCCGGACCTTTCGATCGCACCGCGTCCTTCCACAGGAAGGTTGCGTTCGCCGCAGCAACCGTCTGGTCCGCGCTGCCATGAAAAACAATCAGCCTTGGCTGGAATTCGTACCCCGCAGATGCGCGGGAGCGATGTCCATTTTCTCCCCGCATGGCGGCAAAGGCGCTGTTTGCATCATGCGCGGATTTGTAGGGGAGCCCGGAATGTATGCCGACCGCCGAATAGAGATCGGGATAGGTGGATCCCAGGACGACAGCCATGGCACCGCCGGCTGACAGGCCGGCCACAAATATGTTCTCCGGGGGGACTTGGAATTCAGCGCACACATCCCGGGTGAGTCCCGCGATAACCTCTGCTTCGCCACCCATGCGCGCCTGGTCCACCGGACGAAACCAATTCCAGCAGGACATCGGGTTGGCTGACGAGGGCTGATGCGGATACGCGACCAGAAGGTCATGCTCTTCGGCTATCGCATGAATGTTGGTGCCGACGGCGAAGTCTTCCGCCGTCTGCCGGCATCCATGCAGCATCACGATCAGACCGCGGGGTTTGATGCAGGAGGGGACAAATAGCCGGAAGTCGCGCTGCCCGCTTGCACAGGCGAAATGGCGTTTTGCAAAGTTCAAGCTTTCCGGAAGGGTGATATCCGGGCGATGGCTGCTGATATCGATCGGCAATTTGAAGGAACGCAGAGCCGCGATCGTTTCGGCGAGTCCCGCTCGTCGTTTGGGTTTGTTCGAGCGTGATTCTTGAGGTTCGAGATCCAGGGTTTGGGGTATGGGGAAGCTCGACAATGGAGGTTTTGACGCGTGAGTTTCCGGGCGCCCCGATCCGCCAAGCGCTTCCTGTATCAGGCGGGTTGCCTCGAGGGGATCTGAGGACCGGACAGCATCCAGCGCTCGGCCGATAGCCGTTGTATGCTTCATGATGAGCATTTCCTTCTGAGCTAGAGCATGATCCGGAAAAGTGCGAAGCGGTTTTCTGAGAAGATCATGCGTAAACAAGAGATAAAGCGTGAGGGCGAATGGCCTAAAGCCATTACGCTTTAGCGGATACGACCGGCGAGGGCCGCTTTGACTTCGGGACTTGCCTGCAGCGCGCCGAGCACGGTGAGGGATTCGATGGTTGCGGCGGCCAGCTCTCCCGTCACATCGCTCGCTATCCTTGCCAGTCCTACGACACTGATCGACAGGCGTTCTCCTGACTTGCGTTTGGCTTCCAGTTCCGCGCGGCTGAAGTCACGCAAGCCGACATCAAAGGTCTGCCGCACGACGACGCGTTCAACCTCGGCCGCCTGCGCTGAAAGTTGATTGCGGATGGCTGTGCGTATGAAGTCTGACCGGTTGGAGTAAAAACCCTCCCGGACGAGAAGGTCGATCTTGCCCAAATCGACATAACCGATGTTGAGCGTCAGTTTTTCCGTATCAGGAAACCGGAGTACTGCCATATTCTCCATCCACTTTCCATCCAACCAGATGGTATATGGATGGTTCGTGGAGAGATTCAAGGGAATTCTCGTGCGCGCGATTTCTTTTCGAGTTGCCCCCGATTTCCCCTTGGGGCAGCTAATTTCTTTCCTGAGGAACTTCTGGCGAAATGTTCCGTTGAGTTCAGGTCCTCATTCCATCCGAGCGTGGTTGTCCTGGCTGACCGCAATGGCGGGGATGCATAGCTCTGAGTTGCATTGCGTAGAAACCTGGCGACTTTGGAGGGCCGCCGCAAAATGGAACGCACCAAGGCGCCAAATAAGCTGCCTCAACTGCAACTGCTTGACGAACTGGATTCGCGACTGCGCTCCATCCGGGTCGCTCTTCTGGGAATATTCCTAATCTTGCTTGTTGGTCTCGTCTACTTTGCGCGGGACTTTCTCTTGCCAGTCATATTGGCGCTGCTCCTCGCGCTCACCTTGAGTCCAATCGTGAGATTCATGCAGAAACGAGGGGTGGCGCCTCCCATAAGTGCGCTGTTCATTGTCCTGATCGTTCTAGGCATTTTTTGCGCTGGAATATTCTTTTTGAGCGGGCCGGTAACGGAGTGGGTCAGTCAAGCTCCTGAGATCAGCCGGAAGATCCAGTACAAGCTTGCGTCGCTCAGATCCCCCGTAAACGCCGTGGTCCAAGCCTCCGAGCAGGTCGGTCATATTGCCGATAGTACCTCGGCTGACGACGTGCAGAAAGTGGCTATTCAGCAACCAGGCATGCTATCGACCGCCGCCGCCAGCGCCTTCGGGGGAATTACCACGGCCGGCGTAACGTTCGTTTTGCTTCTCTTTCTGCTTTCTTCTGGAACGATGTTTTATCAGAAGTTAGTCAGCATACTTCCGTCATTGAGGGATAAGAAGCGCGCGCTCGCCATAGCATACGATGTAGAACGGGAGGTTTCTCAGTACCTCGCAACAATTACACTCATCAATTGCGGGTTCGGCGCCGCCGTCGCCATTGCAATGGCAGTCACAGGAATGCCAAATCCGGTTATGTGGGGCGTTGCGGCCGCACTGCTCAACTTCGTGCCTTACATTGGTGCGCTGGCTGGCATCGTTATGGTTGGTATTGTTGCCCTTATTTCTTTTGACTCCGTCGCCTATGCTGTCATACCGCCCTTGTTATACGCCGCCTGTGCTTTTGCCGAAGGCCAACTCGTCACTCCGATTCTCCTTGGCAGACGCCTCGAGCTCAATTCTGTCGCCATTTTCATATGTGTTGCTTTGTGGAGCTGGCTCTGGGGGATTGTTGGCGCAATCATTGCCGTCCCTCTTCTTGTCGCGGTCAAAGTGTTTTGCGACCATTTTGAGCCTTTAGGTTCCTTTGGGGAGTTCCTTTCCGGAAGTCCGGTTTCGATAGCCGTTGAGGAATCAAAAGACAGGAATAATTCAGGAGACTAAGTGCTGACCCCATCCGGTCCCATTGGCATGACAAAGGTGAAGCGGGTTTCTTCGGTTGTGGATGTGACCTTCAGCGTGCCCCCATGCGCCTTGGCGATTTCGGCGGCGATATGAAGGCCTAGGCCTAGGCCTTGCTGGCTTTTGCGCACCTCGCCGCGGAAAAACGGTTCGAAAAGCCGCGCCGCCATCTCCTCGGCGATAGGTGGGCCGGCATTGGCGACGGTGAGTTCGAACTGATCCTTCGCGGTCACCGCGCGGAGCCGGATGGGTTCGTTGTCTGCCCCGTGAGTCAGCGCATTGCCGAGCAAGTTTGAAACCAGCTGGCCGATACGCGAGGGATCACAATAGACAGGTTTGTCGAGCGCAAAATCAACCTCTATGGCTCGTTCTGGAAAGCTGGCGCGCAGTTCTTCAACCACTTGGTGCAGCACCGGCGCGATATCCTCGGCAATATCGCGGCTGACTGCGATACCGCCGCCGAGGCGCCCCCGCGCAAAATCCAGAACGTTGCTGATGATCCCGCTCATCCGTGTCACGCTGTTCTGCATCAGGGCCAGAGACCTGATGCCGAGATCGCTTTGTGGCTCGCGCCCAAGCATGCGCGCGGCGGCAGAGATCGAGGCGAGTGGACTGCGCAGGTCATGACCCAACACTGCGATGAATTGTTCGCGCAGTTGTGCGATCTCGCGCTCGGAATTGAGCCGGATCTCGGCAGCGCTCCTCGCCGCCACCAGTTCACGCTCATAGAGCCGTCGCTCCGTCGCTTTGAAAAAGGCCATGCGCACGCATGCGGCACGGCCATCGCGTTCCGGCAGCTGGCGGGCATTCGCCATCACCGCGAGGCGCCCGCCAGGCGCCGTGGCGAGATCGAGCGTCGCCTCGTCGAAGAAGCCTTGCATATGCAGCAAAGGCGCGACATGCGCCTCGTAGAAGATCCGGCCGGTGATCGTCAGCAAGTCGTGGAAATGCAGTTCCAGGAGGCGGTCAGGCGAATATCCGATCCAGGCGGACAACGTCGCATTGGCCTTGATGAGCCGGCCGTCGGGAAGCATCGACAGGTAGCCGCAGGGAGCATTCTCATACAGGTCGCTGAGATCGTCATCGCTCATTGCCGGCATAACGCTTCCGCCTGTCGTCAGATGAAGCCGCGAATGGCCGCGATGACTTCCTCGGGCGCGCTTAGGTTGGGACAATGACCTGTCGCCTTGAGATACCTCAGCTCGCTGCCCGGTATGTTACGTTGCACATATTCGCCGACTTGCTGGGGAGCGATGACGTCTTGGCTGCATTGCAGAACCAGGGTGCGCGTTTTGACCTTGGGCAGGTCAGGGCGGTTGTCGGAGTTGAACGTCACCGCTGCGAAGGCTTTTGCGATCTCCGGCTGCATGCGGCAGAAGCTTGTCGTAAGTTCCTCGCCGAGTTCCGGCCTCTCCGGATTGGCCATGATGGCCGGAGCCATCGCCGCCGCCCAGCCCATGTGGTTCTCGCCGAGGAATTCGAGCAGTTCAGCGATCTGCGCCGCGCTGAAGCCGCCCACATAGTCGCCGTCATCCACATAGCGCGGCGATGGGCCGACAAGGACAAGGCGCTCGAATATCTCTGGCGACTTGAGCGAGGCAAGAATGCCGATCATGGCGCTGACCGAATGACCTACGAAAACCGCTCCGCGGAGGTCGAGTTCGCGTGCGATGGCGACCACATCCTCGGCATAGCCTGAGAGGCTGGCGTATTTGGTGGGATCATAAGCTGAGAGATCGGCGCCGCCGGCACCGACATAATCGAACAGCACGGTTCGAAAATCGCGCTCGAAAGCGGGCGCGACCATGCGCCACATATTCTGGTCGCATCCGAACCCATGAGCGAACATGATCGCTTTTTGGCCCGTGCCACTCATGTGGACATTGTGTTGTGAACAGGCGGACATCGAGTATCACCAGGAAGGGGTTTTGAAGGGCCCAATCGCGCCACTTTCGTCGACGCGATACGTGCCGGAGGTCGAGTTCCGCGCTGGTTACGCATCGCAAGCCGGCTGAGCGCTGTCAAGGTACAACGCCGCGCCATCCGGAGCATGATCCGGAAGTGCGAAGCGGCGGTCCGAAAACATCATGCGCAAACAACAAGATGAAGCGTGATGGCGACTCGTCCTGAAGCCATCACACTTTAGGCGCTCCTCCAACCACCACGCCGA
This genomic stretch from Nordella sp. HKS 07 harbors:
- a CDS encoding DUF924 family protein, whose amino-acid sequence is MNTQDYAPEDIVAFWFPDGDAPTAEEHMRLWNWRMRGGAHEEVITRFSDLTTRAAAGDLDHWAAKPMGRLALTLIFDQFTRSVWAGTPRAYAYDERARDLCLQGLENGHFDALENVWQKAAFKIPLEHCECADPADHLANLDIAIAIADRLINEAPPHLRQVYEFGATQPRRHRAVIARFGRHPHRNAILGRDSTPEELDYIATGNFPHTTKLEVPPKDA
- a CDS encoding SDR family NAD(P)-dependent oxidoreductase — its product is MGKLDRRIAVVTGAATGLGKAIALLYAAEGADVAVIDRNADGAARTAVAITQQGRRGLAIGADVGDEAAVDKAFTRIISEFGTPHILVNNAGIATVALLENMATAMWDEMLRINLKSVFLCTRAVLPAMRRNRYGRIINISSQLAHKGAGGMAHYAAAKAGILGLTRSLSYEVADDNITVNAICPGPLDTDMKLPPEWAARKQNELIVKRQGRVEEIAPTALLLAGEDAGFYIGAVFDPNGGDIMA
- a CDS encoding CsbD family protein translates to MDWNRVEGNWKQVKGKVKEKWGKLTDDDLDVINGQRDQLEGKIQERYGIAKDQVRKDIDTWYTTQGW
- a CDS encoding FAD-binding oxidoreductase codes for the protein MVTRKKRLRAGKSIWQAFPAPRISTRAATDRMSADVLVIGAGISGALISEMAAAAGLSVIIADRRGPILGSTPASTALVQFEIDTPLTKLRDRIGAGNAIRAWRRSKLAVENLAHRTKYLGIDCHMVRRNSLYLSGDSLNAEKLELEGEARNAAGFETAVLSRSQLKAAYRLSRSKALLSFGNLALNPRLLTSGYLRHAMAHGVRILAPEEVVRIEVRAGGIAATLKSGTRLQAGAVIYATGYELPKIVKLRSLKIASTFAIATYPQKRRLWATQALIWEASEPYLYLRTTPDGRIICGGEDEDFSDEDRRNALLPAKVDHIRLKLQKLMPWVDTTPEFQWAASFGVSSTGLPRIGRIPGRQDVYAALGYGGNGITFSRIAAEVLTAQLTGRRDPDEDLFMF
- a CDS encoding C45 family autoproteolytic acyltransferase/hydolase — translated: MTFTALEEDLPGLKWQSRWRYSWPAYRAWLATRRFDGPSPAACLQALQRHMPQLVQTYEKLLVLSGSGDLEARFLSHWKPPEYLSGCSIAAAAGHGMVRLVRNYDLSPELNEGLLLKSHWKKPVIGMVEFLWGLSDGINADGLCAAIAYGGRRGTDAGFGITLIIRYILETCSTVEEALDVLKRVPSHMAYNVTLADRLGQTASVELQPGGGLRQVWPAIATNHQSGPEQAMRPRFTETHDRRAYLQSLLADDPRPDSIVEAFLLPPLFQRRYQEGFGTLFTAEYDPCRACVTLHWQVDKWAQGFDDFAERHAEVIRYCDP
- a CDS encoding PHB depolymerase family esterase; protein product: MKHTTAIGRALDAVRSSDPLEATRLIQEALGGSGRPETHASKPPLSSFPIPQTLDLEPQESRSNKPKRRAGLAETIAALRSFKLPIDISSHRPDITLPESLNFAKRHFACASGQRDFRLFVPSCIKPRGLIVMLHGCRQTAEDFAVGTNIHAIAEEHDLLVAYPHQPSSANPMSCWNWFRPVDQARMGGEAEVIAGLTRDVCAEFQVPPENIFVAGLSAGGAMAVVLGSTYPDLYSAVGIHSGLPYKSAHDANSAFAAMRGENGHRSRASAGYEFQPRLIVFHGSADQTVAAANATFLWKDAVRSKGPGDVLELTVSDGGRTVDRRIFSASADVASVEQWIIHGSGHAWSGGNPRGSYTLGDGPNASAEMVRFFLAKAPTSPRGVPSA
- a CDS encoding CopG family transcriptional regulator, which encodes MENMAVLRFPDTEKLTLNIGYVDLGKIDLLVREGFYSNRSDFIRTAIRNQLSAQAAEVERVVVRQTFDVGLRDFSRAELEAKRKSGERLSISVVGLARIASDVTGELAAATIESLTVLGALQASPEVKAALAGRIR
- a CDS encoding AI-2E family transporter, coding for MERTKAPNKLPQLQLLDELDSRLRSIRVALLGIFLILLVGLVYFARDFLLPVILALLLALTLSPIVRFMQKRGVAPPISALFIVLIVLGIFCAGIFFLSGPVTEWVSQAPEISRKIQYKLASLRSPVNAVVQASEQVGHIADSTSADDVQKVAIQQPGMLSTAAASAFGGITTAGVTFVLLLFLLSSGTMFYQKLVSILPSLRDKKRALAIAYDVEREVSQYLATITLINCGFGAAVAIAMAVTGMPNPVMWGVAAALLNFVPYIGALAGIVMVGIVALISFDSVAYAVIPPLLYAACAFAEGQLVTPILLGRRLELNSVAIFICVALWSWLWGIVGAIIAVPLLVAVKVFCDHFEPLGSFGEFLSGSPVSIAVEESKDRNNSGD
- a CDS encoding PAS domain-containing sensor histidine kinase, which gives rise to MPAMSDDDLSDLYENAPCGYLSMLPDGRLIKANATLSAWIGYSPDRLLELHFHDLLTITGRIFYEAHVAPLLHMQGFFDEATLDLATAPGGRLAVMANARQLPERDGRAACVRMAFFKATERRLYERELVAARSAAEIRLNSEREIAQLREQFIAVLGHDLRSPLASISAAARMLGREPQSDLGIRSLALMQNSVTRMSGIISNVLDFARGRLGGGIAVSRDIAEDIAPVLHQVVEELRASFPERAIEVDFALDKPVYCDPSRIGQLVSNLLGNALTHGADNEPIRLRAVTAKDQFELTVANAGPPIAEEMAARLFEPFFRGEVRKSQQGLGLGLHIAAEIAKAHGGTLKVTSTTEETRFTFVMPMGPDGVST
- a CDS encoding alpha/beta fold hydrolase, yielding MSACSQHNVHMSGTGQKAIMFAHGFGCDQNMWRMVAPAFERDFRTVLFDYVGAGGADLSAYDPTKYASLSGYAEDVVAIARELDLRGAVFVGHSVSAMIGILASLKSPEIFERLVLVGPSPRYVDDGDYVGGFSAAQIAELLEFLGENHMGWAAAMAPAIMANPERPELGEELTTSFCRMQPEIAKAFAAVTFNSDNRPDLPKVKTRTLVLQCSQDVIAPQQVGEYVQRNIPGSELRYLKATGHCPNLSAPEEVIAAIRGFI